The sequence ATAATAATTTTTTTGATATTTGTCAGCTTCAATGGATACTAATCCAACCGAATATAAGAATAAATCGAATCTAAAATTAAAATCAATCTGTTTCCTTAGATATTCTTCATGCTTCAAATATAACTCTTCAGTAATAATATAACTACCAACATCGTCAAATAAAAAGCGCTGGTCCTCTGTAATATCATCTGCAAATATTTCTTCAAACTTTTTATAAGGAATATGGGAAATATTTACAAATCCCAGGACTTTGTCTTCCGTCTTCAAAAAAATTTCCAGAAGAATTTGATAATAGTACTTACTCATGACTAAATTATTAAAAAATCGACTTACAAATTAAGGAATCGGAATAACATTTCTAAGAGGAATTATCCTTGTTCCTTCCGATATGATGAAATAAACAACCAAAGCAGTACCAGTTAAGCCAGTCACCTCCGACACTTTCTGCACGAAAGCATTATCATATTGAACACCATCAATTCTCTTATAGCTTGGAATACGATTATCTTTCTGTTTACCTTCATTCTCATTGCCTGTTTCGGGATCCCAGGCGCCCTGATGCTTTCCTTTTTTATCATACACTTCTATCTCCCCATGCTGAGAATCCCATTCTCCCCACCATCCTTTAGGCGCCTTTTCGCCCAGGTCAAATGAAGGTCTTGCACCACTTTTAGGAGGCAACATTGATGAACCTGGAAATCCAGGTAACCCATCTTTTTTATACTCTTTGGGAACCGGTTTATATGAATCCTGTTGATATGGAGTTTTTTCTTTATTGCCTTCGCCTTCTGCTGGCTGCTGTTTATTATCTTTCTTTTTATTCTTATCCTTGTCCTGATTGTTATTGTTACTATTATTTTCAGCAAAAAATGCCTTTATTTCATTAGGATCGTTTGTTGATTGCCCTCCATTAGCATCTAAACTCCACATACCATCAGGGTCAACATTCCTTACCGGATTATTGAATGCGTAATTATACGGAGTATACCGTCTTCCATATTCAGATAACGGATCCATACAATCCCATCTTCCTACCTGAACATCATACATCCTTGCGCCATAATCATACCATTCAACACCTGTACCGTCAGCGAACTCATTATTCTGTTGTTCTTTTCCATTATACTTAACTTTGTTTTCGATATAGTCTTTCCCCTTTATTGCGGATGAGGAAATGCCCGCCATGGTAAGACCATACGGATAATAATGCGTCTCCTCCAATAACGGTCCTCTGTTATGGACTACCACCAGATTATCAAAATACACATTCTCCCCACTTTCATTGCTGGTATAAATATAAACAAATCCTGTTTTTTTAATAACAAACTTCTCTACCGTCAATGTTTGTAATTCATCAGGATTTCCCTGTACCTGTTTCACTCCACTATTATCATCTACCATGTTGAACAGGTCGTCAAAAAGTACATAGGAGAGATACGCCCTGGGTTTAGTGGCAAGGTTCTCATCAGCATCCTTGCTGATCAACTCTTCGTACTCACTGGATGTATATGCTGACGAAATAGCGGAATTTGTACCCGCAGCCGCATGTGTACCATCAGAGATAGTGGAAGAACTGAATGCCTGTATGAGTGCGGCTAGCATACTGCTTGTGGTAGTACTGGAGGTGCTCGCTGCCGTGCTTTTATAAAATGCTTTGACCCCCAGCTGCAGGGTATCCCCCGCCATGACCCGTAATACAATGGAAGGTCCTATTTTTTCACCACTTTCTGCATTCAGCCTGGCTACATATGCATTTGGATTGGTAGTTTCATCCGTTGGATAGCCAGCAGGAAGCGCCGTGCGGGTATTGTCTATGTTACTGAATAAAGCATTTTCAGTCGTACTGCTGGCAGTCTCCATGGTAGCGGCGTATACGCTGGTGTCTGCATTATCTCCCAATACTACCCGGACATTGCCCAGGTGATCTTTTTCAAAATAATCCCAATGATAAACGAGGGCTTTGCCGGAATCGTATTCCGGGCGAATACGGCCTTCTTCGTGAATAATATATCGTAAGGTGTCCCGTTCATACACTAATCCTTCTATGTAATCAGTCACAGTAGTTTTGACAGGAGATGTGGTACTGTCTACCACGGTTTTTTTCAGTTTCCTGCCATCTGCTGTATATAAATAATTAATTGTACCCTTGCCGCTGACCAGAATTTTTTCAGGAAGATTCAGCAGGTTATAACTGATAGAAGTGATTTGCTTATTCTGATCGGATATTAAATTGCCATTACCGTTGTATGTATAGTCGTTGCCTGTGTTTGTACCGTCATTAAAATCACCTAGTTTGGCGGTGCTTGTATTACTGGCATCTGTCACAGTCAATAGCTTATTACTATTGGCCTGGTAGGTATATGTCAGGTTATCCACATTACTGTTGGTAGTACCTATTAACCCCTGTTGTTTCATTGAGCTAATGTTACCATTTGCATCATAAGCGAGGTTGCTTACTGTAAAGTCAGCTTTGTCTGATGTCCATGCTGCTCCTGTAGTGTTTTGCTGGTTAAAGACAGCCTTTTTTAGGCGGTTGGCGCCATCATAACCAAACCCGTATGCCCTTGGTATGCCGTTGGACCTGGTTTTCCATTTGATGCCTGCAATGTTGCCATTGTATTGGCTGCTATCAAAGCCATTATCATAACTGATTTCTTCACCGAACCAGTTGTCTGTGCCGGTGGAATTGACGAATGCTTTGTTGATACCCGCTAACCAGCCTTTTATATTATAAGTATAGGTGAGGGTATCTAACTGCCCACTGGCAGCTACGCCTATTTTCCTTTGCTGCAATTGCCCCAGCTCATTATAGGTGTTCTCTGCGATCTTTTCCTCGAGGTTGGTGCTGTCATTCAGCCGCTTGACGAGTGAAATCAGGTGACCGGCTGCATCATAACCCATTTTGGTCAGTAAGGTTGTCTGAGGCGTAACAGTGCTGGAAGGGTTGGTATGCGTAAGGTAGGTGCTTAACACCTTGCCATTGTAGTCATATAGAAGGCTGGTCACATCTTTTCCACCTGTATG is a genomic window of Chitinophaga sp. LS1 containing:
- a CDS encoding DUF6443 domain-containing protein; translated protein: MRQSKFIYLLYICLLGTIVPGMAQVPVNTSRTAATPVVRPAALNTLKASSIRVWIPSMITTDPNAVFDTSRSTADVKLMTQYLDGLGRPMQTVARRISPNGNDMVTAVVYDSLGRQQYQYLPYIPQQDSAHNGKIKSDPFAAQASFYQNTALNPGIANEHVYYTQTEYEASPLNRVLKKWDPGDSWAQTGGNHPVEMQYYYNTSDDAVLIWKIAISKKNCSTTATYGSGSATLPDTAGIYSTGQLNKNISIDEAGHQVIEYKDKDGQLILKKVQLADSPGKAHDGWLCTYYVYDDLGSLRFVIPPLAVQNIMSDWKITSTVADELCFQYQYDARGRMISKKIPGAGAVLMAYDSRNRVVFTQDSIQRQKSTPEWITTFYDGLNRPYETAIYTTALTRENLQCSITTNLDDTSVINLSSFTADLVVTTYNSADSAYQATNSITFDPEFTTPDNAEVEASIVNDDGITSVASSNPVPVISSSALSPLSYTYYDNYNYTGVHSLVNTGLSKPEAGDNPYSQANTSSSTRVATLTTGTKVRILGTDQWLTTTNYFDDDALTIQTIADNHTGGKDVTSLLYDYNGKVLSTYLTHTNPSSTVTPQTTLLTKMGYDAAGHLISLVKRLNDSTNLEEKIAENTYNELGQLQQRKIGVAASGQLDTLTYTYNIKGWLAGINKAFVNSTGTDNWFGEEISYDNGFDSSQYNGNIAGIKWKTRSNGIPRAYGFGYDGANRLKKAVFNQQNTTGAAWTSDKADFTVSNLAYDANGNISSMKQQGLIGTTNSNVDNLTYTYQANSNKLLTVTDASNTSTAKLGDFNDGTNTGNDYTYNGNGNLISDQNKQITSISYNLLNLPEKILVSGKGTINYLYTADGRKLKKTVVDSTTSPVKTTVTDYIEGLVYERDTLRYIIHEEGRIRPEYDSGKALVYHWDYFEKDHLGNVRVVLGDNADTSVYAATMETASSTTENALFSNIDNTRTALPAGYPTDETTNPNAYVARLNAESGEKIGPSIVLRVMAGDTLQLGVKAFYKSTAASTSSTTTSSMLAALIQAFSSSTISDGTHAAAGTNSAISSAYTSSEYEELISKDADENLATKPRAYLSYVLFDDLFNMVDDNSGVKQVQGNPDELQTLTVEKFVIKKTGFVYIYTSNESGENVYFDNLVVVHNRGPLLEETHYYPYGLTMAGISSSAIKGKDYIENKVKYNGKEQQNNEFADGTGVEWYDYGARMYDVQVGRWDCMDPLSEYGRRYTPYNYAFNNPVRNVDPDGMWSLDANGGQSTNDPNEIKAFFAENNSNNNNQDKDKNKKKDNKQQPAEGEGNKEKTPYQQDSYKPVPKEYKKDGLPGFPGSSMLPPKSGARPSFDLGEKAPKGWWGEWDSQHGEIEVYDKKGKHQGAWDPETGNENEGKQKDNRIPSYKRIDGVQYDNAFVQKVSEVTGLTGTALVVYFIISEGTRIIPLRNVIPIP